CCGTCAGAAACTGTTATTTGAGATACTAAAGTTTGTAATGTATCAATCGCAATCAATGGAATTCCCAAAGCATAACACAACCCCTTTGCAGCAGAAACTCCTATTCGCAATCCCGTGTAAGAACCAGGACCTTGACTCACTGCTATTGCTGCTAAGTCACTAAAAGTAATTCCAGCTTCTTTTACAATTTCTTCTATAAAAACATGCAATCGTTCCGCATGAGAATAACCTTCTTCAGCAATTTCTTTACAAATAATGGTTTTTCCTTCTTTGGCGAGAGCAACAGAACAATTTTTAGTTGCCGTTTCGATGTTTAAAATGTAAGACAAAAGAGTTTAATGTTTTAATGTTTAGAGTTTCTTATGAAACGGCTAAATTATGATTATTTATTTCTTGATTTCCTTATCGGTTTTAATTTTTACCTTATCACCTGAATTCAAATCCTTTGAAACCGTGGAGTAAGGTCCGGTAATAACCACATCGCCTTTTTTAAGACCCGTAAGTACCTCAATATTTGTATCGTCTTGAATACCTGTTTTTACAACTCTAATTTTAGCTTTATCGCCAACTTTTACAAATACACATTCAAATTTCTTATCGCTTTTAGGTGCTGTTTCTTTCGCTGCAGGATCCTCAACTTTTATTTCTTTTACAGCTGATGTATCTGATTTTACTACTACAGAACTAATAGGCACAGATAAAACATTTGCTTTTTTGGTCGTAATAATATCAACAGTTGCTGTCATTCCAGGTCTAAAAGGAGAATAAGTATCCGGTTTTCCTTCTAATAAATCTTGATATGATTCTTTAAGAATTCTAATTTTTACTTTAAAATTAGTCACTTGATCTGCTGTCAAAGTGGAGCTCGCCGAATTAGATATACTGGTAACAACCCCTTTGAATTGTTTTTTCAAATATGCATCAACTTCTACATTTGCTTCATCACCAACTTTTATTTTTACGATATCATTTTCATTTACATCAACTTCAACTTCCATATTATTCAGGTTGGCAACTCTCAAGATCTCAGTTCCAGCCATTTGTTGCGTTCCTAATACTCGTTCTCCCAATTCAACATTAAGCACTGAAATAGTTCCGTCCGCCGGAGCATAAATAGTCGTTCTTCCTAAGTTATCTTTGGCTTCATTTACAGTTGCCGAAGCACTTTGTACATTGAAAAAAGCAGTTTGTTTATTGGCTTTAGCCACCTCAAAAGAAGCAATTGCTTTATCCCAATCCGATTTAGAAATAATTCCTTTTTCAAATAAAGTTTTGTTTCTGTCATAGTTTGATTTTGCTTCTTTATATGAGGCCTCAGACTGACTTAAACCAGATTTAGTTCCGGATAAGTTTGACAGAGAACGATTGTAACTTGAAGTATATAAATCCGGATTGATTTTAACCAATAAATCTCCTTTTTTAACGACTTGTCCTTCTTTTACATTCAAAGAAATAATTTCTCCTGAAACTTCCGATGAAATTTTAACTTCTATCTCCGGTTGAATTTTTCCTGTTGCAGAAACCGTTTCGATAATGGTAGACGCATTAACAACAGCTGTTTCTACTTCTTTTCCTTCATCTTTATTTCCGATTACTCCCGTTTTTGAAAGCACGATTAATAGAGCAATAATTGCTACAGAACTACCTAATAAGATATAAATTGTTTTTTTTGACATGGTAAATTAGTTTTTGATAATTGGAATTCCAAAATAGAATTCTAATATTTTTATTTTAAAGATATAATCGTATTTGGTTCTAAGTACTTCAGATTGTGCATTGGTAAGTAAGGTTTGAGATTGATTAAAATCAAAAGAATTCATCAAACCTACTGCGTATTTTTCTTTAGCATAATTATACGCTTCTTGTCTTGCTTCTAATGCTGTAATTGATGATTCATGAGCATTCAAAGCACCTTTTGCATCGGTAAATGCAGTAAAAACATTTCGTTGTAAATCTAAATCTTGTTGCTCAACTGCAATTTTCGATTTCTCTAAACTTACTTTAGAACGCTCTACATTGTTTTTTGCTGAAAATCCATTGAATATAGGAATCGATAATTGAGCTCCAAATGATTGTCCTTTGTTATCACTGAATTGAGTAAAAAACGGTGATGGACTTTTAGTTCCAATAAGATTTCCTGAGTTATCATAAGCAGGAACATCAGCATAAGACACACGACTATTAAAACTATAAAAACCTTGTAAAGTGGGTTGAAAAGCTCCTTTTGCAATAGCAACATTTTTCTCTGCAATCTCTAAATTGGTTTTAGCAATTTTCAATTCGGTACGACCTTCTTTAGCTTTTTCATAAATAGCTACAGGTGTTTGGGCCATAATATTATTTTCGTCTTTTGCATTTGTACCATCAATAACATCAAAATTGTCAAACTCTTTTAACTGTAATAATTGAGCTAAACTTAATTTAGAAATCAACAAAGCATTTTCGGCAGCAATAACATTTTGATTGTTTGAAGCCACAGTTGCTTTTATATCTAATAAATCTCCACGAGGAATTGATCCTGCTTTGACTAATTCTTCAGAACGGGAATATTGTTTTTCATTAATGCCTAATTGTTCTTGTTGCACTTTTAAGTTCTCTTTATTAAAAAGCACCTGCAAAAAAGCATTAGCCACATTCAAAGCGACATCTTCCTGCATTTTCAACAATTGATATTTTGCAGCAACAATAGAAAGATTGGCTTTGCGAAGTGTATTCTGATTTTGTAAACCTTTATAAATATCTACGCCAACACTAGCTCCCGCCGAAGTAAACTGCGTAGTTTGATTTCTCAAAAGTCCGGTGGTAATATCCTGATTCAAACCAATATTCCAGGAATGAGAAGCATTTGCATTTAAGGACGGAAGAAAATTCCCTTTTGCTCCTTTTTTATCAATTTCGGCCGTTTTAGTATCTAACTCGGTTTGTTTGATAGAAATATTATTTTGTATTGCATACTTTATGCATTCTTCTAAAGTCCATTGTTTCGATTGTGCCTGCGTGGACAATCCGAAAAGCACCATAAAAACGAAACTGATACAACTATTTTTTTTCATATACTTTGAATGAAAGTGCAATAAAGATACCGCACAAATTTAACATTTTTTTTAAAACTAAAATTCTTTTAAAGAAGACTTTATTCTTTTGGTTCATCAGCTAATAAGCCTTGATTCCATATTTTTATTTTATCCGAAGCTTTGATTCCGCTTTTAACTTCAACATAGATTCCGTCACTAACTCCCAAAACTAAATCTTTTCTGGTAAATTTTTGAGCTCCGGTTTCTATTTCAACATAAGGCTTCTGCGTTTTTTTATCAAATTGAATCAACGACTCTTTCAGGGCCAAAACTTTATCCGCTTTTTCTAAAATAATAGAAGCATTTGCGCTCAATCCTGCTCTGATAAAAGTACCGTCTTTATTGTCTAAAAAAGCTTTTATTTCAAATTGTATAGCTCCATTTTCTGTTTTTCCTTTTGGAGCAATATATTGCAAAACGGCATCAAATTTTTTGTTTTCGATGGCACCAATAGTAATTTCGATTGGTAATTTTTCTTTGATTTTACCTACTTCCGACTCATCAATTTTACCTACAAATATCATTCTTCCCACATCGGCAACACTGGCTATGGTTGTTCCTTCGTTGAAATTATTACTTTCAATAACTTGATTCCCCACTTTAACAGGAACATCTAATACCATTCCGTTAACCGTAGAACGAATTAAAGTATTTGCATAATTGCCCAATCCCGAAGTGGTTCCGGTTTTCACAATATCAAAACCTTGTTTAGAAGCTACATAATTTTGTTTGGCTTGCTTATAGGCTAATTGTGCAGCATCAAAATCATTAGCCGAAATTACTCCTTTGTCAAACAATGTTTTTTGTCTTTGAAAAACTTTTTCCTGATTGTCTAATGCTATTTTAGCCGTTTGCACCTGATTTTGAGAGCTACTCAAATTAGACACATTGGCAACCACTTTAATTTTTGCAATTAAATCTCCTGCTTTGATTGTTTCACCTGCTTTGATATACACTTCTTCAATAATTCCTGAAATATTCGGTTTAATTAATACTTCTTCATCGGGAACAATATTTCCGGTTGCAATGGTGTTCTTAACAATGGTTTTTATTTCTGCCTTATCCGTTTGAAAAACAATTGGAGATTCCTGGTTTTTGGCATACAAATAATACAACGCACCAAAAAAGACTAGTGCTATAAAAACTAAAATAGTTATGGTTACTCCTTTTTTCATTTTGATTGATTTAATCGATTATTTTTTGATTTTTAATTTATTCTGTTCGTAAAGCGTCTACCGGTTTTACATTTATGGCGGTTTGAGCCGGAATGAATCCAGCCAATAAACCGGAACCAACTAATATAAGCAAAGCGACAAAAACGACTGATAAATCTACACTTGGATTTGCAAACATCATTCCTTCGCTTGGCATGGAATCCAGAACCATATTAATAACCCAAATTACTCCTGTAGCTGTTGCAATACCAAACATTCCTGCAACTATAGTTAAAAAAATTGCTTCCGATAATATTTGTGAACGAATCGCTGATGGAGTTGCTCCCAACGCTCTTCGAATTCCAATTTCTTTGGTTCGTTCTTTCACAACAATTAACATGATATTTGAAATCCCAATCACTCCCGAAAGTAAAACCAAAGTCCCTACGAAATAAGCAATGAATTTTAATATCATAAACAAATCCTGTACTTTGCTGAACTCTTCATATAAATCAAAATTTCCTACGGCTCTATCATCATCCGGATGAATGGAATGTCTGGATTTTATGAGCTTAATAATATCTGCTTTTAGTTTTGTGATTGATGTATTATCATTTGCGGTTATCGCCATCCAGCCTACTCTATCGCCATAATTAAACGCTTGTTGAAAAGCCGTAAAAGGCACAAAAATGTTTTTTTGCTCAGATTCTGAGTTGCCATTGTTCTGCGCTTTCGAATTGTAAACACCAACAACCATAAAATTAACACCGTTCATTTTGATGTAAGTTCCAATAACTTCTTCCCCTTTTGAATATAATTCTGCAATAACACCTTGTCCTATTATTGCAACTTTTCTTCGTAAAAGAATGTCCTGTTGATTTACAAAACGACCTTTTATAATATCCATAGGTTGCTGCTTGATGAGCTCCGGATAATCTCCATATATGGTATAAGCAGCCGTTTTAGTTCCTCTGACAACATTATTAGAGCCTTCAAATCCTCCCAATTGATTTCTGGGAGAAACATATAATAAATCAGGAAAACTTTGTTTCAAAGCATCAACATCACTGTTTCTAAAATCAAAATCTCTGGTTTTTGGCAATCCTTTATATGGTTTTGAGGTAGTTTGCGTCCACATAAACATCGTATTTGTTGCAATCCCGTCAAATCCTTTCTTTACACCATTTTCCAAACCATTTCCGGCAGCAAGTAATATCACCAAAATAAATATTCCCCAGAACACACCAAAAGCAGTCAGAATAGTTCTGAATGTATTGGCTGTAAGTGCCTCTAAAATTTCGTTCCAATTATCTCTATCAAACATAATTATTCGTCTCTAAGTGCTACAATGGGTTTTATTTTGGCTGCTCTGTATGCCGGAAAAAAACCTGCAATAGCTCCTGCTAATACCAGCAAAACTAAAGTGGTTATAGCCACACTAAAATCAACTTCCGGATTCAGGAAATATTCGCTTTTTACTTGTGGACCAACTAACTCCAGCAACGACAAACTTGCCAATAAACCTACAAATCCTGAAATTGAAGTTATAAATATAGATTCATGCAATATCATTCCGATGATTGACAAAGGCGAAGCGCCAAGTGCTTTTCGGATTCCAATTTCTTTGGTTCGTTCTTTTACAATAATCAACATAATATTGCTCACCCCAACAACTCCGGCGATTATAGTACAAATTCCTACCCACCAAAAAAACAAACGGATGTATAAATTCAAATCATAAAACTGCTTCGCATTCTCAACCGAATTATTAACGCTGATGGCACTTTCGTCATCGGGAGCCACAACATTTTTACTTTTGAGCATTTGATTTAATTCTTTTGAAAATTTAGTAGACTCTGCCAAAGCTTCTTCGTAAGTGTCTTTTTTATGTAAAATATAAAACAGATTACTGATTTTATCTCCACCTCCAAAGGCACGTTGCGTAGTCGTTATGGGTAAATAGGCCCTCGTTTCTTCTCTTTCACCGGCAGGATCGGTAAAAACACCAACTATTTTAAAATTGATATTATTAATCGCAATTTGTTCGCCCAAAGCTTCTTTGTCTTTAAATAAATCTTGTTTTATTTTCAGACCAATAACAGCTACTTTTTCATTATTAATCAAATCCGAATTATTTATAAATCGTCCTTTGATAATTGTTCCGTTTTCAATGACAATATAATCAGGATAAACGCCTCGATACTGGTAATTTCCAGACTCTTTTCCATACGAAATCAATCCATTCCAAAAATTATAAGTAGACGCTTTCTTTTCTAATTGATCTCCAAATTTTTGAACAGAAATATCATAATCGCTGTTGCGAAATTGTATTTGTCTTCCTGGATTGAGTCCTTTATATTCTTTGGTAGTAGTTCCGGACCAAACTTCAATAATTCCATCGGCGTCTCTTTCGAACTGTTTCGAAATACCATTTTGAAGTCCTTTTCCAACTCCAAGAAGAATTACCAAAATAAAAATTCCTGATGCCACAGAAATACCCGTGAGAAAAGTTCTCAGTTTGTTTTTGGCAATAGCCTCAAAAATTTCCTGCCAGCGTTCTACATTAAACATAAGCGGAAGCTCTTACTTGTTCTACTAATTTATCATCGATGATTAAGCCATCTTTGAGAA
This region of Flavobacterium lacustre genomic DNA includes:
- a CDS encoding efflux RND transporter periplasmic adaptor subunit, whose protein sequence is MSKKTIYILLGSSVAIIALLIVLSKTGVIGNKDEGKEVETAVVNASTIIETVSATGKIQPEIEVKISSEVSGEIISLNVKEGQVVKKGDLLVKINPDLYTSSYNRSLSNLSGTKSGLSQSEASYKEAKSNYDRNKTLFEKGIISKSDWDKAIASFEVAKANKQTAFFNVQSASATVNEAKDNLGRTTIYAPADGTISVLNVELGERVLGTQQMAGTEILRVANLNNMEVEVDVNENDIVKIKVGDEANVEVDAYLKKQFKGVVTSISNSASSTLTADQVTNFKVKIRILKESYQDLLEGKPDTYSPFRPGMTATVDIITTKKANVLSVPISSVVVKSDTSAVKEIKVEDPAAKETAPKSDKKFECVFVKVGDKAKIRVVKTGIQDDTNIEVLTGLKKGDVVITGPYSTVSKDLNSGDKVKIKTDKEIKK
- a CDS encoding TolC family protein codes for the protein MKKNSCISFVFMVLFGLSTQAQSKQWTLEECIKYAIQNNISIKQTELDTKTAEIDKKGAKGNFLPSLNANASHSWNIGLNQDITTGLLRNQTTQFTSAGASVGVDIYKGLQNQNTLRKANLSIVAAKYQLLKMQEDVALNVANAFLQVLFNKENLKVQQEQLGINEKQYSRSEELVKAGSIPRGDLLDIKATVASNNQNVIAAENALLISKLSLAQLLQLKEFDNFDVIDGTNAKDENNIMAQTPVAIYEKAKEGRTELKIAKTNLEIAEKNVAIAKGAFQPTLQGFYSFNSRVSYADVPAYDNSGNLIGTKSPSPFFTQFSDNKGQSFGAQLSIPIFNGFSAKNNVERSKVSLEKSKIAVEQQDLDLQRNVFTAFTDAKGALNAHESSITALEARQEAYNYAKEKYAVGLMNSFDFNQSQTLLTNAQSEVLRTKYDYIFKIKILEFYFGIPIIKN
- a CDS encoding efflux RND transporter periplasmic adaptor subunit; this encodes MKKGVTITILVFIALVFFGALYYLYAKNQESPIVFQTDKAEIKTIVKNTIATGNIVPDEEVLIKPNISGIIEEVYIKAGETIKAGDLIAKIKVVANVSNLSSSQNQVQTAKIALDNQEKVFQRQKTLFDKGVISANDFDAAQLAYKQAKQNYVASKQGFDIVKTGTTSGLGNYANTLIRSTVNGMVLDVPVKVGNQVIESNNFNEGTTIASVADVGRMIFVGKIDESEVGKIKEKLPIEITIGAIENKKFDAVLQYIAPKGKTENGAIQFEIKAFLDNKDGTFIRAGLSANASIILEKADKVLALKESLIQFDKKTQKPYVEIETGAQKFTRKDLVLGVSDGIYVEVKSGIKASDKIKIWNQGLLADEPKE
- a CDS encoding ABC transporter permease; protein product: MFDRDNWNEILEALTANTFRTILTAFGVFWGIFILVILLAAGNGLENGVKKGFDGIATNTMFMWTQTTSKPYKGLPKTRDFDFRNSDVDALKQSFPDLLYVSPRNQLGGFEGSNNVVRGTKTAAYTIYGDYPELIKQQPMDIIKGRFVNQQDILLRRKVAIIGQGVIAELYSKGEEVIGTYIKMNGVNFMVVGVYNSKAQNNGNSESEQKNIFVPFTAFQQAFNYGDRVGWMAITANDNTSITKLKADIIKLIKSRHSIHPDDDRAVGNFDLYEEFSKVQDLFMILKFIAYFVGTLVLLSGVIGISNIMLIVVKERTKEIGIRRALGATPSAIRSQILSEAIFLTIVAGMFGIATATGVIWVINMVLDSMPSEGMMFANPSVDLSVVFVALLILVGSGLLAGFIPAQTAINVKPVDALRTE
- a CDS encoding ABC transporter permease; this translates as MFNVERWQEIFEAIAKNKLRTFLTGISVASGIFILVILLGVGKGLQNGISKQFERDADGIIEVWSGTTTKEYKGLNPGRQIQFRNSDYDISVQKFGDQLEKKASTYNFWNGLISYGKESGNYQYRGVYPDYIVIENGTIIKGRFINNSDLINNEKVAVIGLKIKQDLFKDKEALGEQIAINNINFKIVGVFTDPAGEREETRAYLPITTTQRAFGGGDKISNLFYILHKKDTYEEALAESTKFSKELNQMLKSKNVVAPDDESAISVNNSVENAKQFYDLNLYIRLFFWWVGICTIIAGVVGVSNIMLIIVKERTKEIGIRKALGASPLSIIGMILHESIFITSISGFVGLLASLSLLELVGPQVKSEYFLNPEVDFSVAITTLVLLVLAGAIAGFFPAYRAAKIKPIVALRDE